The following is a genomic window from Litorilinea aerophila.
TCATCATATCCATCAGATAGGGTTCATCCCATGGCTGCCGAATGGGTTCCCCGGTCCGGGCGTAGGCCGTGTTGGCCGAGTTGACCACCAGATCGGGGCCGTGGGTTTCCACCAGCTTGCGGAACGCCTGGACTACCTGTGGATCGAACTGGGTGCCCTGATGCCGCTCCACCTCAGCCAGGATCTCCTCTACGCTCATGCCGCGGCGGTAAGGCCGATCCGAGGCCATGGCCTCCACCGCATCGGCCAGCCCCAGAATGCGGGCCTCCAGCGGGATTTCCTCGCCAGCCAGGCGGTCGGGATAGCCGGTGCCGTCATAGCGTTCATGGTGGTGGCGCACAAAGGGAACCAGCTGGTGGAGGGCCTGAAATTCCTTCAACAGATCTGCGCCGATGGTCACGTGATCTTTGACAATGCGATACTCTTCTGGCGTCAGGCGATCCGGCTTGAAGAGGATGGCCTCGGGAATGGCCAGCTTGCCGATGTCGTGGACGAGCCCTGCCTTGCGCACCAGTTCCACCCGCTCCGGCGGTAGGCCCAGGGTTTCAGCGATCAGCGCGGCATAGCGGGCCACATGCATGGAGTGCTCCAGAACGTATGGATCCCGCAGGTCGATGGAGCGGGCCAGGGCCAGCAGCAGGTCTTCGTTCAAAGTGAGGACCTGTTCTGTCTGCTTGCGAAGCTGGCTGTTGATCTCCCGGAGCCGGGCGATCATGGCCTTGGTGGTTTCAATGTACTGCCGCTGGCTGATCTGCAGCATGAGCAGGGGCACCAGGATGATCAACGTGCCCGAGGGGCCTGCGGTGGCGTAGCTGAAGATGAGGGCATAGGCCACCAACCCCAGGACCAGATAGTTGGGCCCCAGCCAGCGGAAACGTTCCATCCAGATGCGTTTGACCGGATGGCCGGTGTTGAGGCTCACCGCGACGGCCACGAGCCCGGTGGTCGATATGTAGACCAGGCAGGAGGCCAATAGGGTCATTCCCAGCTGGATGGGCAGCGGCCAGGTGGCCAGGGGGCGACCCAGCAGAGAGACCAGCCAGATGGTAAGCAGGCTGGCAATGGTATGGTTGCTGAAGTTGAAGATCAGTCGGCTCCACCTGGCGCCGTGCTTGATGTAGGCCACCGCCGTGATGACCAGGCTGAGCAGGATGGCGCCATAGGGCCCGAAGGCCAGGCTTCCGGCAATCAGGGGGGCAACCGACGTGGATACGGAGGTGTCTTTGGCGTAGATGTCGGTGGCCATCCCCTCCAACAGCACCGCCAGCAGCCCGAAGACCAATAACCCTACCCAGTCGGGCGCGCCGGCTTCCCGCAGGAAGAAAATGATCAACAGGCCGGCCACCGCAGCCGTGCCGGCGACAAAAACGTTGAGCAGCCGGGCAGATGGCGTAAAACTGGGGGCCTTTTCGCCATCCGCCTCTTCACTGTCCATCTCTGCAGAAGGCGAACCTTCCGGCCGACCGGTCCGATGCCAGCCCTGGCCGGCCCTTTCCTGTTGTTCCTGGCGGGTAAAGAGGGGCGAGTGCAGGAAGGAGGAATGCGGCCACGGTTCCGGCTCCGATGCCGTTTCTGTGGACTCCGTGCCTTCGGATACGCCGCCCATGACACCCAACAAAGTGTGGGTGGGGAGCGGCTCTTCCCCAAAAACAATGGTTCGATTACGCCCAAAGTGCTTGGCCTGGTAGACCGCCAGATCAGCCTGGTGGATCAACTCCTCGGCCGAAAGCTCGTCGGTCGGGTTGCGGGTCGCGATGCCAAAGCTCATGGTGGCCTTGATGGGGGCCGGATGGGTGGAGATGGTGAATTCCGCCGCCTCGATGGCCTTGCGCATGGCCTCCACCTGGATGAACGCCTGATCCGCGGTGGTGCCGGGCATCAAAATGGCGAACTCTTCGCCACCGAAGCGGGCCACCACGTCCACATCCCGGGCCGAAGCCTGGAGGATCTGGGCCACCTTCTTCAACACCTCGTCACCGGCTAGATGGCCGTAGGAGTTGTTGATTTCCCGCAACAGGTCCAGATCCGCCATGACAATGCTCAGGGGCCGGCTGAGGGAACGGGCACGCTCCAGTTCCCGGGCCAGGTAGGAATCCAGATAGCGGGCGTTGAACAGGCCGGTCTTGGGATCCAGTTCCGTCTGGCGCTGGAGGGCCGGGAGCCGGATGACCCGGTAGAGCAGATAGGCCACGAAAAGGACCAGCACCACGGCATAGGGGTTGACCATCCAGATGAAGGCAGAGCTGGCGCCCAGGGAGAGCATGCCGAAGTCAATGGCCAGGGTAGTCATGGTAAAGATGCCCGATTCAGACAGGCTCTGCCCCCGGGCCAGCTGTACGGCCAGCCCGACCATGAGGTGATTGACGACGGTGAAGGCCGCCAGGGCGCTGAGCAACGCCAGGGCGTCCACCAGCTGGGTGGGGCCGGGGAGGGTTTTAACCTGTTCGAAAATTGCTCCTGCAAAGGCCACTGTAATGGCGAAGGAGGCGATGTTGAAGCTCTGGATGTACCAGAGGTAGCGATGCCAGAGCCACTCCACCAGGTGCGCCACGGTGATCACCACGATGGTGGCGGGCACCCCCCAGAGGACGAAACTGGCGCCGTAGACGATCCAGCTCAGGTTGTAGCTGGTGCGGGCCGTGGCACCTTCGATCTTGAAAATTTGCAGCAGGGCCGCCAGTCCGCAGGTGACCGCAATCAGCCAGCCCGATGTGGGATCCATCTGACGCGCATACCAGGCGGTCAGGGTGCCGCCCAGGACGATGGTGCCCAAAATGTATATCTTTGCCAACAACGATATTTTGTGCATGGTGTGTGCTTCGTCCTCCAAAGCGGGCTCCTGTCCCCTGTTTCCCATCTCCCCTCCTTCTATCCCTCCAGGAGGAGAGGTTATTTCTGGCGGGCGTTCTGACGCCGTTCCAACTGCACCCCGATCATGGCCAGCAGAGTATCCACGTCGATGGGCTTGCTGATGTAGTCGTCTGCCCCCGCTTGGAGACAACGTTCCGCGTCCCCAGCCATGGCCAGGGCCGTCAAGGCGATAATGGGCATATCATCCAGTGATTTGTCTGCCCGGATTCGCCGAATGGCCTCCAGGCCATCCATCACCGGCATCTGAATGTCCATTAGAATCAGATCGGGTCCTTCGCTCCGGGCCCGGTCGATGGCCTCCTGGCCATTTTTGGCCAGGAGCACCTGGAACCCTTCCAGGTGCAGGTAGTCGGAGAGAGCCTCTGCGTTGAGATCGTTGTCTTCGGCCAGCAGGATACGGCTCGGCCGGTTTTGGGGTAGCTCGGAGGAGGTGCCGTTCCCCTGGGCCTCCTCCGTCTGCTCCACTCCTGCCGAGGCGGCCTGGATCCCCTCGCGCAGCTGGATGGTGCCTGCAACCGTCCCTTCGGCGGGCTCTGGCTCCCAGGGCAGGGAGACGGTAAAGCGGCTCCCCTGGCCCACCTGGCTTTCCACGGAGATCTCCCCCCCATGCATCTGGGTCATGCGATAGACCAGGGACAAGCCCAGGCCGGTACCGCTATACTGTCGGGTGTATCCGCTGTCGAGCTGGGTAAATGGCTTGAACAACTTGGGTAAATCTTCCTCGGCGATGCCGATGCCCGTGTCCCACACGGTGAAGTGGACCCGCTGGTTGGCTGGGTCCCCCTTGA
Proteins encoded in this region:
- a CDS encoding diguanylate cyclase; the encoded protein is MGTIVLGGTLTAWYARQMDPTSGWLIAVTCGLAALLQIFKIEGATARTSYNLSWIVYGASFVLWGVPATIVVITVAHLVEWLWHRYLWYIQSFNIASFAITVAFAGAIFEQVKTLPGPTQLVDALALLSALAAFTVVNHLMVGLAVQLARGQSLSESGIFTMTTLAIDFGMLSLGASSAFIWMVNPYAVVLVLFVAYLLYRVIRLPALQRQTELDPKTGLFNARYLDSYLARELERARSLSRPLSIVMADLDLLREINNSYGHLAGDEVLKKVAQILQASARDVDVVARFGGEEFAILMPGTTADQAFIQVEAMRKAIEAAEFTISTHPAPIKATMSFGIATRNPTDELSAEELIHQADLAVYQAKHFGRNRTIVFGEEPLPTHTLLGVMGGVSEGTESTETASEPEPWPHSSFLHSPLFTRQEQQERAGQGWHRTGRPEGSPSAEMDSEEADGEKAPSFTPSARLLNVFVAGTAAVAGLLIIFFLREAGAPDWVGLLVFGLLAVLLEGMATDIYAKDTSVSTSVAPLIAGSLAFGPYGAILLSLVITAVAYIKHGARWSRLIFNFSNHTIASLLTIWLVSLLGRPLATWPLPIQLGMTLLASCLVYISTTGLVAVAVSLNTGHPVKRIWMERFRWLGPNYLVLGLVAYALIFSYATAGPSGTLIILVPLLMLQISQRQYIETTKAMIARLREINSQLRKQTEQVLTLNEDLLLALARSIDLRDPYVLEHSMHVARYAALIAETLGLPPERVELVRKAGLVHDIGKLAIPEAILFKPDRLTPEEYRIVKDHVTIGADLLKEFQALHQLVPFVRHHHERYDGTGYPDRLAGEEIPLEARILGLADAVEAMASDRPYRRGMSVEEILAEVERHQGTQFDPQVVQAFRKLVETHGPDLVVNSANTAYARTGEPIRQPWDEPYLMDMMTPSLSHRER